GCCCAATCGGGTGGGCATTTTCGGCCTGCTGCAACCGTTGGCCGATGCTGTCAAGTTGTTCGTCAAGGAGACCCTGATTCCGACCGGTGCCGATGTGCCGGTGTTTTTGCTGGCGCCGTTGATCACGCTTGGCATGGCTCTGGTGGCCTGGGCGGTGGTGCCGTTTTCGGCGGAGTTGATCCTGGTGGATGTCAATGTGGGCATCCTCTACGTCCTGGCCATCTCCTCCCTGGGTGTGTATGGCGTTTTGATGTCGGGTTGGTCCTCCAACTCCCGGTACGCATTCCTGGGCTCCATGCGCGCCGCGGCGCAGATGGTCTCCTATGAAGTTTCCCTGGGGTTCACGATCATTCCGGTGGTCATGCTGGCCGGCAGCCTCAGCCTCAAGGATATCGTCGCTTCACAAGGCGATGTATGGAACGTGATCCCCCTTCTGCCGCTGTTCGTCATTTATTTCATATCGGCTGTGGCGGAAACGAACCGGGCGCCGTTCGACATGGTGGAGGCGGAAGCGGAGTTGGTGTCGGGCTTTGCCACCGACTATTCGGCCATGTCCTACGGGATGTTTTTTCTCGGCGAATATGCCAACATGATCCTGGTCTCCACGCTCGGCGCCCTGATGTTTCTCGGAGGGTGGCTCCCACCCCTGGGCATGCTGGGATTCATTCCCGGCATTGTCTGGCTGATGATCAAGATTGGTCTGCTGTTGTTCGTGTTTCTCTGGATCCGGGCGACGTTTCCCCGTTACCGTTATGACCAATTGATGCGCCTGGGGTGGAAGGTGTTCCTGCCGGTCTCCCTGTTCTGGGTGTTTCTGACGGGGTTGGTTTTGCATCTCACCGGGCAGATTCCAGGATGAGGACGACCATGGGCCTGAATGTGAACGTGAAAGAGTTTTTGGCAAGCTTTGCCCTCCTGGAGCTTTTCTCCGGCATGAGCGTGACCTTGAAGCACATGTTCAAGCCCAGGATCACCGTGCAATATCCGGAGGAGAAGACCCCGCTCTCGCCCCGTTTTCGGGGTGAGCATGTGTTGCGGCGGCACGAGGATGGCGCGGAGCGCTGCGTTGCCTGCAAGTTGTGTGAAGCCGTCTGTCCGGCGCAGGCGATCTATATCGAAATCGATCCCGCCTCGTCGGCGGCGAAGCGGCTCACGCGGACTTATGACATCGACATGGCCAAGTGCATTTTTTGCGGCTTTTGCCAGGAGGCCTGCCCAGTCGATGCCATTGTCCTGGGACCGAATTTTGAATATGGTGCAGAGACGCGGCAAGGGATGATATATCGCAAGGAAAAGTTGCTTGCCAATGGAGAGTTTTGGAAACGGCAGGTCGATGACAACCTCAGGATTAATGCCAGGTATCGCTAGCGGGGTGGAGGGTCCATGTCTTCGGTGGCGGATTTTGTTTTTTATTTTTTTGCGGCCATCCTGATCGTCGCGGCGATACGGGTTGTCACGGTGCGCCATCCGGTGCATGCGGCCTTGTTTCTGGTGTTGACCTTTTTTTCGGCAGCCGGGATTTTCGTGCTGTTGCGGGCCGAGTTTTTGGCGGCGGTGCTGGTGATGGTCTACATGGGGGCGGTGGCGGTCCTTTTCCTCTTTGTGGTGATGATGCTGGATGTGGACTTTGCCGCCTTGCGTCGGGGGGCGTTGGAGCATTTGCCCCTGGGCCTGACGGTTGGAGCGGTCATCCTGGTGGAACTTGTGGCCGCGCTGCTCTCCTACCATGTTACGGTTACGCCGCCCGAAGGGGATGGGGTGCCCAATACCTTGGCCATGGGACGCCTGCTCTACACCCGGTATCTTTTTCCGTTCGAGGTGGCATCGCTCGTACTTTTGATGGCCATGGTGGGGGCTATTGGGTTGACTTTGCGCCACCGAACGGTGGTGCGGAAACAGTGCATCTCCCAGCAGGTGGCGCGCAAGCGGGAGGATGCCGTCGTCCTCAAAAAGGTATCCCCCGGGGAAGGAGCGTAACCATGGTCGGCCTGAACCACTACCTGATCCTGGGCGCCGTCCTCTTCATGATTGGCTTGTTCGGAATCTTCTTGAATCGCAAAAATGTCATCATCATCCTCATGAGCGTTGAATTGATTTTGTTGGCGATCAACATCAACTTTGTGGCCTTCTCCCGATTTTTGGGAGATGGGACCGGGCAGGTGTTCGCCTTTTTTGTCATGACGGTGGCTGCCGCCGAGGCCGCCATTGGCCTGGCGCTTCTGGTCGCCTTTTTCCGCACCCGGGCCACCATCGATGTGGAAAAAATTGACTCCCTGAAGGGGTGATGACCTTGGATCGAGTGAGACTTCTCAAGTGGACGAGACC
The sequence above is a segment of the Magnetococcales bacterium genome. Coding sequences within it:
- the nuoK gene encoding NADH-quinone oxidoreductase subunit NuoK, which produces MVGLNHYLILGAVLFMIGLFGIFLNRKNVIIILMSVELILLAININFVAFSRFLGDGTGQVFAFFVMTVAAAEAAIGLALLVAFFRTRATIDVEKIDSLKG
- a CDS encoding NADH-quinone oxidoreductase subunit J; translation: MSSVADFVFYFFAAILIVAAIRVVTVRHPVHAALFLVLTFFSAAGIFVLLRAEFLAAVLVMVYMGAVAVLFLFVVMMLDVDFAALRRGALEHLPLGLTVGAVILVELVAALLSYHVTVTPPEGDGVPNTLAMGRLLYTRYLFPFEVASLVLLMAMVGAIGLTLRHRTVVRKQCISQQVARKREDAVVLKKVSPGEGA
- the nuoH gene encoding NADH-quinone oxidoreductase subunit NuoH encodes the protein MAGFLEWIQLNGQDLFGVVWPLVWTVIKIAVLLAPLMFCVTYLTWAERRIIGAMQVRPGPNRVGIFGLLQPLADAVKLFVKETLIPTGADVPVFLLAPLITLGMALVAWAVVPFSAELILVDVNVGILYVLAISSLGVYGVLMSGWSSNSRYAFLGSMRAAAQMVSYEVSLGFTIIPVVMLAGSLSLKDIVASQGDVWNVIPLLPLFVIYFISAVAETNRAPFDMVEAEAELVSGFATDYSAMSYGMFFLGEYANMILVSTLGALMFLGGWLPPLGMLGFIPGIVWLMIKIGLLLFVFLWIRATFPRYRYDQLMRLGWKVFLPVSLFWVFLTGLVLHLTGQIPG
- the nuoI gene encoding NADH-quinone oxidoreductase subunit NuoI, producing the protein MGLNVNVKEFLASFALLELFSGMSVTLKHMFKPRITVQYPEEKTPLSPRFRGEHVLRRHEDGAERCVACKLCEAVCPAQAIYIEIDPASSAAKRLTRTYDIDMAKCIFCGFCQEACPVDAIVLGPNFEYGAETRQGMIYRKEKLLANGEFWKRQVDDNLRINARYR